The following proteins come from a genomic window of Rutidosis leptorrhynchoides isolate AG116_Rl617_1_P2 chromosome 10, CSIRO_AGI_Rlap_v1, whole genome shotgun sequence:
- the LOC139871595 gene encoding acetyl-coenzyme A carboxylase carboxyl transferase subunit alpha, chloroplastic, translating to MASVSQSHVTYSGSLSSAISASDNLRSSINGVNGVPLKTLGKSHVGPRRRGLSISAKVRKVKNHEYPWPQDPDPNVKGGVLSHLSPFKPLKEKPKPVTLEFEKPLMDLQKKIIDVQKMANETGLDFSDQIISLENKYQQALKDLYTHLTPIQRVNIARHPNRPTFLDHVFNITDKFVELHGDRSGYDDPAIVTGIGTIDGRRFMFMGHQKGRNTKENIQRNFGMPTPHGYRKALRMMYYADHHGFPIVTFIDTPGAFADLKSEELGQGEAIAHNLRTMFGLKVPIVSIVIGEGGSGGALAIGCANKLLMLENAVFYVASPEACAAILWKTAKASPKAAEKLKITANELCKLQVADGIISEPLGGAHADPHWTSQQIKTAILESMNELQAMGTEELLRHRMLKFRKIGGFQEGLPVEAEKKVNMKRKEEPRPGLISDKMLQGEVNKLKEQIMKARESSSIAQDMDQNGLIEKLKREINYEFSEAAKALGIEEKLSKMREEFAKAETEELTPGQVENLENLKNEFNDNLAMAPNYGRLKYKLSLLKEITEAKVFAENYKKTLPLKSRVNEKFKQVLEKPNLKQKIEGLKEEIEKSGVSAIEEFDQDLKEKVLEIKEEIESEFVNALESSGVHVASKVGQTSMSVIKAKVDELNSEINQIIQDVIESTPDLKNKIEMLKLEVAKDKNTPSEESKEKIAGLELEIKQGVAEVMSSAAIKDKYEQLQAELAELSGGSDGSLIKEPTYA from the exons ATGGCTTCTGTATCTCAGTCTCACGTTACCTATTCTGGGAGTTTGTCTTCTGCTATCTCGGCTTCTGATAATCTTCGGAGCTCAATTAATGGTGTTAATGGCGTACCTCTAAAAACATTAGGGAAAAGTCACGTGGGCCCAAGAAGAAGGGGATTGAGTATCTCTGCAAAAGTAAGGAAGGTGAAGAATCACGAGTACCCATGGCCTCAGGACCCGGATCCTAATGTTAAGGGTGGAGTTCTTAGTCATCTTTCCCCATTTAAGCCTTTAAAAGAAAAGCCGAAACCAGTTACCTTGGAATTCGAGAAACCGCTTATGGATCTACAGAAGAAAATCATTGAT GTGCAAAAGATGGCTAATGAAACTGGTTTGGATTTCAGTGATCAAATCATCTCTCTAGAGAACAAATACCAGCAG GCTCTTAAAGATCTGTATACACACCTGACACCAATACAGCGAGTTAATATTGCTAGACACCCTAATAGACCAACTTTTCTTGACCATGTCTTCAACATTACTGATAAG TTTGTTGAGCTTCATGGTGACCGATCTGGGTACGATGATCCTGCGATAGTAACCGGTATTGGAACAATAGATGGCAGACGATTTATGTTTATGGGTCATCAAAAGGGTAGAAATACCAAAGAGAATATTCAACGCAACTTTGGGATGCCTACACCTCATgg TTACCGCAAGGCTCTACGAATGATGTACTATGCGGACCACCACGGGTTCCCTATCGTCACATTCATTGACACTCCGGGGGCATTTGCAGATCTTAAATCAGAAGAACTAGGCCAA GGTGAAGCAATTGCGCACAATTTAAGAACTATGTTCGGTCTAAAGGTACCGATTGTGTCCATTGTGATTGGTGAAGGTGGCTCTGGAGGTGCTTTGGCTATTGGTTGTGCTAATAAACTGCTAATGCTTGAAAATGCAGTCTTCTATGTTGCCAG CCCTGAAGCATGTGCAGCAATTCTTTGGAAGACTGCCAAAGCGTCCCCAAAG GCTGCCGAGAAACTTAAGATCACAGCTAACGAGCTTTGCAAGCTACAAGTTGCTGATGGCATCATCTCT GAACCACTAGGTGGTGCACATGCAGATCCACACTGGACCTCACAACAAATAAAAACCGCTATCCTTGAGTCAATGAAT gaGCTTCAAGCTATGGGAACAGAAGAACTTTTAAGACACCGAATGCTCAAATTTCGCAAGATCGGCGGGTTCCAAGAAGGACTACCCGTTGAGGCCGAAAAGAAAGTCAACATGAAAAGGAAAGAGGAACCGAGACCCGGACTTATTTCTGACAAAATGTTGCAGGGTGAAGTTAATAAACTAAAGGAGCAAATCATGAAAGCAAGGGAATCATCTTCGATAGCTCAAGATATGGATCAAAATGGGTTGATTGAGAAACTCAAAAGAGAAATTAATTATGAGTTTTCTGAGGCAGCTAAAGCATTGGGGATCGAAGAAAAATTAAGCAAAATGCGTGAAGAATTTGCGAAAGCGGAGACCGAAGAGTTGACTCCCGGTCAAGTTGAAAATCTTGAGAATCTAAAGAACGAGTTTAATGACAATTTAGCAATGGCTCCAAACTATGGGAGGTTGAAGTACAAGCTAAGCTTGTTAAAAGAAATAACCGAAGCTAAAGTCTTTGCTGAAAATTACAAAAAGACCCTTCCGTTGAAGTCTAGGGTAAATGAAAAGTTCAAACAGGTTTTGGAAAAACCTAATTTGAAACAGAAAATTGAGGGACTGAAAGAAGAAATTGAAAAGTCGGGGGTGTCTGCTATCGAAGAATTTGATCAGGACCTGAAAGAAAAAGTTCTTGAAATTAAGGAAGAAATTGAATCTGAATTTGTCAACGCCCTTGAATCTTCGGGTGTTCATGTGGCTTCAAAAGTTGGTCAGACTTCAATGTCGGTAATCAAGGCTAAAGTTGATGAACTTAATTCAGAAATCAATCAAATAATTCAAGATGTGATTGAATCAACCCCGGATCTGAAGAATAAAATAGAGATGTTGAAACTTGAGGTAGCAAAGGACAAAAATACCCCTAGCGAGGAATCAAAGGAAAAGATTGCGGGTTTGGAGCTGGAAATAAAACAAGGTGTTGCTGAGGTCATGAGTTCTGCAGCCATTAAAGATAAATACGAACAATTGCAGGCGGAACTTGCGGAACTTTCCGGAGGATCTGATGGAAGTTTGATCAAGGAACCGACATAtgcataa
- the LOC139872707 gene encoding uncharacterized protein, whose protein sequence is MEHEQQQEVSIGSTCDKFPHLSSKYPRFIAQNIEDEDVTGTEIFSTLHNPLIRYQCEIPEFNGRRIRGCFHGWLILSNHPHNDMWSLWNPMSLKIISLPPLKLKHGDGKSIYECLLTAPPDDPTSVFLLTRHDASTFVYCLLNRKRKMMKWTEKSYLKQLKRLTYEGKLIRCLTCCNGRIYALIYEGWLCSIIIQVEIVVKKEEVMIQLLLFGNCPQYDSFYSMDSFEVIKGYGTELFFISVGYLEETEKIGDVCLFRLDSNSINWEELEVLKQYDVDAEQSEDDEDDYLEGITQEMWEQVTDLKDAVFYLDLGFDHLENYNPAVASSELGGYIHIRPEEEEILYSYHVADRTIVPSAMPSRVVSTTRLLMWEGRLEDDNVEVNCISTFKQENDEQDEVVNNVSCIHNIPFDVLQLIMEYCVGVEYLNFRATCKLCHIAAPSIQWRDESSLRRLHNYTLNTPWLMVAYEYREIVTFTDPLSGDNYFMKKNWPGSFLDNGMFCSRFGWLLCKCNETEEPLLFNPMTRDRRNLPDFITIESLCFSATPDSSNCVVAGFLGRDLIAVNHPGVTLNLVSIHIKIL, encoded by the exons ATGGAGCATGAGCAGCAGCAGGAGGTTTCTATTGGTTCAACATGTGACAAATTTCCTCATCTATCTTCAAAATATCCACGGTTTATTGCTCAGAACATTGAAGATGAAGACGTCACTGGTACAGAAATTTTCTCTACACTACACAATCCGTTGATTAGATATCAGTGTGAAATTCCCGAGTTTAATGGGAGACGTATCCGAGGTTGTTTCCATGGCTGGTTGATTCTATCAAACCATCCGCATAATGACATGTGGTCTCTTTGGAACCCAATGAGTTTAAAGATTATAAGTCTCCCCCCTCTGAAATTGAAACATGGTGATGGTAAATCAATTTATGAATGTTTATTGACGGCTCCTCCCGATGATCCCACTTCAGTCTTCCTGTTAACAAGACATGATGCATCTACATTTGTGTATTGCTTGCTGAATCGTAAAAGAAAGATGATGAAATGGACTGAAAAATCATACCTTAAACAGCTCAAGAGATTAACATATGAGGGTAAATTGATACGTTGCCTAACTTGTTGCAATGGTAGAATATATGCCTTAATTTACGAAGGTTGGCTCTGTTCGATCATCATACAGGTTGAGATTGTTGTGAAGAAAGAAGAAGTTATGATTCAACTACTGCTGTTTGGGAACTGTCCTCAGTATGATTCTTTTTATTCAATGGATAGCTTTGAGGTAATAAAAGGATATGGTACGGAACTGTTCTTCATTTCCGTTGGTTACCTTGAAGAAACTGAGAAAATTGGTGATGTGTGTTTGTTTCGTTTAGACTCGAATAGTATAAATTGGGAAGAATTGGAAGTTCTCAAGCAATATGATGTAGATGCAGAACAATCGGAAGATGACGAGGATGACTACTTGGAGGGGATTACTCAAGAAATGTGGGAACAAGTGACCGACTTGAAAGATGCTGTGTTTTATTTGGATCTTGGTTTTGACCACTTAGAAAATTATAACCCCGCGGTTGCGTCGTCTGAGTTAGGGGGTTATATACACATTCGTCCCGAAGAGGAAGAAATCTTATACTCGTATCATGTCGCAGATAGAACCATCGTGCCATCTGCTATGCCTTCACGGGTCGTCTCAACAACCCGTCTGTTGATGTGGGAAGGAAG GCTAGAAGACGATAATGTAGAAGTGAATTGCATATCTACCTTCAAACAAGAAAATGACGAGCAAGACGAGGTTGTGAATAACGTTTCATGCATTCACAATATTCCATTTGATGTTTTGCAGCTGATTATGGAATATTGTGTTGGTGTGGAGTACCTTAACTTTCGCGCTACATGTAAACTCTGTCATATAGCAGCACCTTCAATACAATGGAGGGATGAGTCATCATTAAGAAGATTGCATAATTACACTTTGAATACACCGTGGCTAATGGTTGCATATGAGTATCGAGAGATTGTCACTTTTACAGATCCGTTATCGGGTGATAACTACTTTATGAAAAAGAATTGGCCGGGTTCTTTTTTGGACAACGGAATGTTTTGTTCAAGGTTTGGTTGGTTATTATGTAAGTGCAACGAAACTGAAGAACCGTTGCTCTTTAATCCCATGACACGTGATCGGCGAAATCTTCCCGATTTTATTACGATAGAAAGCTTATGCTTCTCAGCAACGCCAGATTCATCTAACTGTGTTGTTGCTGGATTTTTGGGACGGGATTTAATCGCAGTCAACCATCCCGGCGTTACCTTAAACTTGGTGTCGATACATATAAAAATTCTTTAA